One window from the genome of Salmo salar chromosome ssa25, Ssal_v3.1, whole genome shotgun sequence encodes:
- the LOC106586555 gene encoding uncharacterized protein yields MSGSLSQPARSVPGTRPPLNPRLLCPLPIPSRPWSHIALNFVTGLPPANSYSVILTIIDRFSKVAHFIPLSKLPSSRETVDLLVFHVFHLHGLPTDIVSDRGPQITSRVWRSFCSALGINVSLSSGYHPQTNGQTELANQEMETALCCMTSANPSSWSVQLPWVEYDHKSLTNASSGMSPFECALDYQPPLFPAQEVEVAVPSVHDHMRRCHRTWRKARATLLCASARTQSQANCRLASAPVYTPGQKQLLHPLSSSTPYSVRQLLDVRRRDRGWQYLVDWEGYGPEERCWVSHHHILDPSLLHAFYTSHSDKPGRVPSGGGYCHICACQPPLLLILCLPNLPPLPQCSLLCVCVCDRATCSIIKTSTNTQPCHFHAARS; encoded by the exons ATGTCTGGGAGTTTGTCTCAGCCTGCTCGGTCTGTGCCCGGAACAAGACCTCCACTAAACCCACGTCTGCTTTGCCCTCTTCCGATACCCAGTCGCCCCTGGTCACACATAGCTCTGAACTTCGTCACTGGTCTTCCCCCAGCCAACAGTTACTCAGTCATCCTCACCATAATTGACAGATTTTCCAAAGTGGCTCACTTCATTCCCCTGTCCAAGCTTCCGTCCTCCAGGGAGACTGTGGACCTGCTGGTGTTCCATGTGTTTCATCTGCATGGCCTTCCTACTGACATCGTTTCTGACAGGGGACCCCAGATCACATCCCGAGTATGGAGATCCTTCTGTTCAGCACTGGGAATCAATGTCAGTCTTTCATCTGGATATCACCCTCAGACCAATGGCCAGACTGAACTGGCCAACCAGGAGATGGAGACTGCCCTATGCTGCATGACTTCTGCTAACCCTTCCTCCTGGAGTGTTCAGCTACCCTGGGTGGAATATGACCACAAATCCCTCACCAACGCCTCATCAGGTATGTCACCCTTCGAGTGTGCTCTGGATTATCAACCTCCCTTATTCCCCGCCCAAGAGGTCGAGGTGGCGGTTCCCTCAGTCCATGACCATATGCGCCGTTGTCATCGCACCTGGAGGAAGGCCCGGGCTACCCTTCTTTGTGCCTCTGCCAGGACCCAGTCCCAAGCTAACTGTCGCCTTGCCTCAGCCCCAGTCTACACTCCAGGCCAGAAG cagctcctccaccccctcagctcctccaccccctatTCCGTCCGGCAGCTTCTGGACGTGCGCCGTCGGGACCGTGGCtggcagtacctggtggactgggagggatacgggCCTGAGGAGCGCTGCTGGGTTTCCCACCATCATATTCTGGACCCCTCCCTCTTACATGCTTTCTATACCTCACACTCAGATAAGCCTGGTCGGGTGCCAAGTggcggggggtactgtcacatctgcGCCTGCCAGCCCCCTCTattgctcatcctgtgtctccctaacctgccgccactcccccagtgctctctcctgtgtgtgtgtgtgtgtgacagagcaacctgttccataatcaagacctctacaaatactcagccctgccacttccatgCTGCCAGatcataa